One genomic window of Streptomonospora nanhaiensis includes the following:
- a CDS encoding IclR family transcriptional regulator, whose translation MADDDAANGVREVKSAARTVELLEVLSQLDSPATLRTLAERMGVPRSSLYALLQTLVGRGWVRTDPTGSLYAIGIRALLAGTGYIDADPRTAMVGPHLDALSERLGETVHFARLDGPDVVYLATRESRHYLRPFSRVGRRLPAHSTSLGKALLAERTDAEVDALLPDPLPAVTAGTLTDRPALFAELARIRERGYSTDDGENVVGLRCIGVALRYDRPAVDALSCSLPAARYTPEVADTAIGALLEVRATLERGASTSFGAFRG comes from the coding sequence GTGGCCGACGACGACGCCGCCAACGGCGTGCGGGAGGTGAAGTCCGCCGCCCGCACGGTCGAACTGCTGGAGGTGCTCAGCCAACTCGACTCCCCCGCCACGCTGCGCACGCTGGCCGAGCGCATGGGCGTGCCGCGCAGCAGCCTCTACGCGCTGCTGCAGACCCTGGTCGGGCGCGGCTGGGTGCGCACCGACCCCACCGGCTCGCTGTACGCCATCGGCATCCGCGCGCTGCTGGCCGGCACCGGCTACATCGACGCCGACCCCCGCACCGCCATGGTCGGGCCCCACCTCGACGCCCTCAGCGAGCGCCTGGGCGAGACCGTCCACTTCGCCCGCCTCGACGGCCCCGACGTCGTCTACCTCGCCACCCGGGAGTCCCGGCACTACCTGCGCCCCTTCAGCCGGGTCGGCCGCCGACTGCCCGCCCACAGCACCTCGCTGGGCAAGGCGCTGCTGGCCGAGCGCACCGACGCCGAGGTCGACGCCCTGCTGCCCGACCCGCTGCCCGCCGTCACCGCCGGGACGCTGACCGACCGGCCCGCGCTCTTCGCCGAACTCGCCCGCATCCGCGAACGCGGCTACTCCACCGACGACGGCGAGAACGTGGTGGGCCTGCGCTGCATCGGCGTGGCCCTGCGCTACGACCGCCCCGCCGTCGACGCCCTGAGCTGCTCGCTGCCGGCCGCCCGCTACACCCCCGAGGTCGCCGACACCGCCATCGGCGCGCTGCTGGAGGTCCGCGCCACCCTGGAGCGCGGCGCCTCGACCTCCTTCGGGGCGTTCCGCGGGTAA